tgcacatacccagctTTTGGTATATAGCTTTTGCGTGATTGTTTTTTAGTAATGAAATTGTGCGTGCAAAATACATGCATATCACATTGCAAATTTTTgcaattgcaaattttttaatttgtgaatttatggtgaatattcagctaaaaattcacaaaatatcatgaatttgaatattgcctattccgctcatcactagtagagaTTCCATGGGAACTGTTATAGCAGACCAAAAAATATCAGGATGTAAAAATCTTTCTTTCCAGCCTGCATTTTCGGATCTTTCAAACCATGGGCATTTTTGGTGAAGTCGGATTGTACGTTCTGCCATCTACCTGAGCGCTGAGAGGGGATATGGAAGGACAACTGCTCTAATAATACTCCtttacatttatatatacatCTTTTCCTTATAGGAGAGAAAGGAGAAAGAGGGGAGACTGAGCCAGTGTATGGTAAGTTAGGTGTCTAAAGACCCCATTACACGGGGCAATAATTGTCCAAGTGATCATTCCCTATCATGGCCCTGTGTAAGCACGTCCATCAATCATCAACAAACGAGACAACGCTCATTTATTGTTAATCACATCTTTTATGTGAACATAGAAATTATGGCTAGTCGGCAGCATATCCCCTCAGTTAAAGCAGGCCAGGAGAAGTGCTGCTGACAGATACGCAAACCATATGAGGACCTACGACCATCCTCATATACAAATTGAAAAATATGAGCGACTTATGGTCCCATTAGACGGGACAAttcagcaggcgattgtcaggagggaaaccTTCGAttctggcaatcgcctgctcatcagtggaggagattgctgcatttacatgcagcaatctcctccacagtatttaGACAACAAAATTTGTTGCCGGCAAACGACGATTTAGATGCCTGCACAAATGATCCAATTACCTGAAGAACGAGCATTtcactcattcattgggtaatcggcagcaccttttcaccaccagataatcgctaatgagcggATTCTTAGCCCATGTAAAGGTCCTGTTACAATATAGTATCTACATTCGTTATGGCTGATTATCTGCCAGTGTAAATGGATCCTCAGTGAGAGCTGAACCTCTGCTCCACCAAGGGTCCCCTGACAATAAGTTGACCACAAGGTCTTCTGCTGCCAGGACCCAATGTGATCAGTTGTAATTTGTAAGGGCACCTGGGAGCAAGTGTTTAGTTCCCCTAAAACGGCACCACAGGGGAGATTAAGTATTACACAGTTTCTATTGAGAtgggttgggaaggaatttttttttcctaaagtgaggaaaattggcttctacctcacaagtttttttttgccttcctctggatcaacttgcaggataacaggctgaactggatattttttcggccttataaactattttACTATGTAACTCAATGGTCTGTCTGTGTGCTCAGAAATGTAGGGTCTTCTGAAATGAAAGATGCTCTTTATAGCTGCGTTCTGCTCCTCATGATAGGTGACAATCCTAAATGGAGAACCCTATCCTTCTATTAAATTAAAATTAGCTAAAATCATTTTTCTATATGTCTCCTAGCTGCCAAGAACTGCAAAGAAATACGATATCAGGGGGCAGTCCTCAGTGACTGGTACACCATATACCCAGATGGCAGCCGGCCCCTGAAGGTCCTGTGTGATATGGACACAGATGACGGAGGATGGATTGTAAGTATATACAACACGTGAACGGGAAGTTACAAGGAGGTAATTTATTTGGAAAATGTGGATCCATTGCGACCATATCCTCTCCTATTTCATCTGGTCTTCTCTTGCCTTTAGGTAATACAGAGACGTTGGGATGGGTCAGTAGACTTCTTCCGCACTTGGGATGCTTATAAGAAAGGCTTTGGCAGTCGGCTAAGTGAGTTTTGGCTGGGAAATGAAAATATTCATCAAATAACTTTAACAGGTAATGAGAAACCTGTAGattactttttttattataacattttattattttttctgctcGCTGCTGGACCCATTACTGTGTATCCAAGGTTGAAGGGTCTATAAGCAGTTGTCGTTGGCCTGTTATGGACCAGCTGACCTAGAGCTCCATTATTTGAGGGCACTGCTCATCATCTTCTCTGGTTTATGAAACTAGATTAGGATAGAgttttagttagttagttagtcagTTTGGGAAAGGCTCTTCAAGCCTTGTTTTTGTATGTTAGTTTCCAGCTTCTAAAGCTTCTGTTCTCATCTATCTCCAGGAACATGGGAATTACGTGTTGATCTACAAGATTTTGAAGGCAAAATCGTGTACGCCAAGTATGCAAGCTTCAAAGTATTGGATGAATCAGAGAAATACAAATTAATAATTGGAGCCTATCAGGAAGGAACTGCAGGTGAGAGGCAATTTGTCCAAAATGTCCTTCGAAGAGGTTTGTTTAACTCCATATAAAAATAACCTCTAATACGCTGGCTGAATGGGAGCAGTAGCTCTACAGGTGGCCCTGGATGACCCCCCAAAGGTTGTATAGGAATATGAATACACCGAACAGTGTGTATTGATATGTTAGCTATGTACagcgccttgcaaaagtattcgccccccttgactttttttaatgttttggtgcctcacaacctggaattaacatggattgtttgaggatttgcatcatgtaatttacagaacatgtccaaaactttgaagatgtttttgttttttatattgtgaagcaaacaacaaataggacaaaataacagaaaaagtcaatgtgcataactattcacccccgtaaagtcaatactttgtagagccaccttttgcggcaagcaTAGCTCCAGGTTGCTTTGGATaaatctctatgagcttgccacatcttaccactgggatttttgcccattcctccttgcaaaactgctccagctccttcaggttggatgtttgcgcttgtgaacagcaatctttaagtctgaccacagagtttctattggattgagatctgggcccttaaaccagtcaagtgttgctttagccgtctgtttggggtcattgtcctgttggaaggtgaacctccgtcctagcctcaaatcacgcacagagtgggacaggttttgctcaagaatatccctgtatttagcaccatccatctttccctcaactctgaccagtttcccagtcccatccccccagcatgatgctgccaccattatgtttcactgtggggatggtgttctttaggTGATGTGATgttttgggtttgcgccagacatagcgttttcttcgatggccgaaaagttcaattttagtctcatcagaccagagcaccttcctccatacattttgggagtctcccacatgccttttcacttTTTcagaacgtgcctttttgtttttagctgaaagtaatggctttcttctggccaccctgaaataaagcccaactctgtggagcgtacggcttattgtcgtcctatgtacagatactccagtctctgctgtggaactctgcagatccatcagggttaccttaggtctctgtgctgcctctctgattaatgccctccttgcccggactGTgagtttttttataacctaaccctgacttgtacttctcaacaatattgtcccttacttgtttggagagttccttggtcttcatggcagtgtttggttagtgatgcctcttgcttaggtgttgcagcctctggggcctttcaaaaaaggtgtgtacatgtaatgacagatcatgtgacacttagattgcacacaggtggacatcgtttcactaattatgtgacttctgaaggtaattggttgcaccagagctttttatgggcgtcCTAACAAAGGGAATGAATACATACGCAAATggaaattttctgttttctatttctaaacaatagttttatttatatatttttctcatttcacttcacctacttagactattgtgttctgatccatcacatcaaattcagattaacaaaacattgaacttaaagggcttctgtcaccccactaaagtatatatattttttgggctacttataatccctatactgcgatatatcaatacataatgttattaatcattttggttcagtagttaattaaaaaaactgacttttatcatatgcaaattacctgtctaccagcaagtagggccgctacttgctggtagcagccgcatcctcctttcataaagacgcctcctcctcctgttgattgacagggccagcgaacgcgctcgttctctggctggccctgtctgcattcaaaatctggtgcctgcgccataccggtcttcagtcggcgcaggcgcactgagaggaggacgctcgctctgccgctccttcctcagtgcgcctatgccgggtgtagatgtgacgtcatcggcccaggcgcattgaggatggagcggccgagcgagcgtcctcccctcagtgcgcctgcgccgactgaagaaaggtacggcgcaggcgccagattttgaatgcagacagatcCAGCCAAAGAACGAGCGCgttcactggccctgtcaatcaacatgcggagggggcgtctttatgaaaggaggatgcggctgctaccagcaagtagccgccctacttgctggaagacaggtaatttgcatatgataaaagtcagttttttttattaactactgaatcaaaatgattaataacattatgtattgatatatcgcagtatagggattataagtagcccaaaaaaaaaaaagactttagtggggtgacagaagccctttaaggctgtattgtaacaaaacacgaaaaaagtcaaggggggtgaatacttttgcaaggcactgtataataTGTCTACTGGGAAACTATAGTTCTGTCTGATGCTGTCTATTGGATTAATGAATTGTTAGGTATTCTTACATTTTTAATTAGCAATATTGGCATCCTACGCTTCCAGAGTGTCGGCCATCTTGCAAAAGAGTCTGCTGCCAGTACCTGCTCATCAACAAGGTACTCATTTGTACTCACAAAGAAAGTAGGAATTCTGAACATCCGCTGTTCAGGATCTTCATCTCCAGAGGCAGCGATCACAAAGAGtgtctctcactctggaggacctgacCTGTCCTACAAGACACAGACAGCAGTTGATTTAGATGGGCACTGCGCAATGCTTCCCTTTCCCTGTGGTGATGCGGAAGGTAAATTGAGCAATTGCAGGTTACACCACTGATTGGTTAGGGGTGGGGTGGTTAgca
The Bufo bufo chromosome 8, aBufBuf1.1, whole genome shotgun sequence genome window above contains:
- the LOC121009283 gene encoding ficolin-1-like; its protein translation is MGLQFGFDPIVMDGQTGSVGGQGIVGPSGEKGEKGERGETEPVYAAKNCKEIRYQGAVLSDWYTIYPDGSRPLKVLCDMDTDDGGWIVIQRRWDGSVDFFRTWDAYKKGFGSRLSEFWLGNENIHQITLTGTWELRVDLQDFEGKIVYAKYASFKVLDESEKYKLIIGAYQEGTAGDSMGDLNHIKFSTKDEDNDIDERSCSSLFKGGWWYSDCHRANLNGLYHLGEHTSFADGINWYTGRGHNYSYKHAEMKIRPV